Genomic segment of Eupeodes corollae chromosome 2, idEupCoro1.1, whole genome shotgun sequence:
AGCTTTTTGCCTATTACTAATTATAAAGTCCAAAACTTCCGTTTGTTCGtttcatttaaatcttaaacacatttttaattgcTGAAGCACGAGCTCATGTTTATTATCTCATTCAAACTATAACATTATAACTATaactaatttaattacaaaaaattattatttctcaCAAGTgcatctttttttgtatttattgtgtGTTACTTACCCTTGCAtgcaattatatattttatggcAGGTATTCAGTTATAATTAATTGCTTTGACACTTAACtggatcaaaataaaaactactttttttgttgctaaTGCTTTTTGATCTTTAACGTCTATTTCTTTTATTCCTCTTCTAAAATAAAAGTCGTGTGTTAGAATTTCATTAAGTTCAATTTTGTGACAAAGTCTAAAACAAGAGGTGATAATACTAAacaagaaaatcaagttttttttatctcttatctattttttcttaaattcattttcttgAATATATATATGaacttaaatgtaaataaataaaggtcAAAGGGCTGTTAAAATCAAAGATCAAATAGCTACAAACTCTTAATTAACTCTGAAAACAAGTCTTATTTCTTTCTTATCCTTGACAAAAATTCTTCGTTTGTGTGATCATCAAGTTTTAGATTATCTTTTAATACCCTTCGATTATGTaatcataaatatattttgtctagatacttttgtttgttaacttGGTAATATTTCTTAGGTAAAAGAAGAAAGTATACGAGCCGTACTGCTACGGCCAAAATAATAGGTACAACATTCTATTTTTAGTTATATAGATCTTGTTCTTAATAGACAGGTTAACAATGATGATCAGGTCCCATTATTAAGAATATAACTAAAACGGCATCAAAAGGTGCATATTTTCATATATGTTGTCCGGCTGCAAGTACAACAGCGCTTTACCTCCTCCTGAagcatagggcagcaacaagatccttccacTATCCCGATTAACCGCAACTGACCTCAGCTGTGGCCACGATTGGATACCTTGAGACCGAGCCTCCTTCAAAATTGATGACCTCCAAGTTTTCTTTGGTCTTTcaacgcgtctattaccctggggattccattggacggattgttttgctatattgtcgtcaggtttcctcagtgtacggccatttccgttgcatgatgtctacgtccaattttttctgttCGGTCCTATTCACAGCTCatcgttagatatggtttgcGGCCACCGGATCTTCAGAACAGAGCGCTTCTAGTCTGCTCAAGATATTAgcagagcatttccatgtttcagaagcatataacagcactgatttgacgttggattcgaagagtttcaacttggttcgtagcgatattttgctagagttccacacaggagaaaggattccaaatgcactacgggctttgtttattctactgttaacatccaggtccgttccgccatcgagagctataaaacttcTCAGATGATTAAACTGTTCGACCTCCTCTATGGCCtctgccttagaataacttgtgtgctttggcccgtgatcattactttggtcttatttgtgttaatccttaagccagccacctcttCATTCAATTGCAGCGAATGACACATCTGTCATGTTgtttgccatgagacatatcgtcagcataatctatgtggctaagcttatcaaacagactccattggatACCGTGTCTTTTATTTGTATCCACCGTGgcagtcatcacatcgtcaatcgccagccaaaacagaattggtgacaagacatctccttgtctcactTCGTGACGCACATTGAAGAAGTCGAAAAGCTTTCCATTGTGtaacacaaaacaccttgcgttgttgtacgattcttCAATAACAGCGATAATTTTCTTAGGGATTCCTCACACAATAATCGATCTCTAGATGCATTCACGATTgacccgatcaaacgccttctcaaaacatacaaacattaggtacagTGGTGATTGGTACTCAGATGATTGTTAGAGTATTATTCGCCCACTGCGAAACCCCGCTTGCCTATTGAGGGTAGATTTGATCCTGGACTTAATCCTCTCGAGAATAATAGTTGCCATTAACTTCGGAAAAACGGACAGAACTGTGATACCGCGCCAGTTATAACAGTTTTTGAGGTTTCCTTTCTttggtaactttacaataactccatcCTTCCAGTCCTTTGGGTAGGTTTCACTATCATAGACAGCCTGCacgagtttaagcaaaatacgAGAAGCTGCCTCAGGATACGCTTTTAGGAATTCTGCGGGAATACCATCAAGTCCagctgcttttttttgtttagaagatGTATCGCATTACTTATCTCTGCACTTGTTGGGGGACTGGTGTCAATACCCCTAGAAGATCTGCGCATGTTGTTCAATTGGGGATTCAATTCTGAATTGTGGTTTAGCAGTGCAAAAAATTGCTCCTTTCATCTTTGTAGCTGATCTTCTATCGTCACTAAAAGGTTGTAAGGTTCAAATCTAACACGGGATGGTTAGTGTTAGTGCTACTACGCTGTCCGACAATGTCCTTAGTGATTTTATACAGCTCCCTTGCGTCCCCTTTTCCTACAGCATGTTCCGCATTTTCTGCAAGTTTGTCCACCCTTGCCCTGTTTCTATATTCGTTTCGTAGAATCAATTTCCGCTGAGCATCACTTtttgaattgattctaaatttaAGTGTTCTTCTATATGTGATTTTGTCccaggtgtcttgggatatccagGAATCTCTAGCTCTTGTCTGTCTGGGTATAGTTTCAATTCCAGCTTCCATGTAAGCACTCTTAATTTGGCCCCACAAAGCATCTACCGATAAACCAGCATTTTGTATGTTCGATGCTTTAACGCCGAGTGTGGTGACGAAATTACGACGTACATTAGGGTCATTTAGAATCTTGGTCGTTTACTAAATTTGGCTCATCTTAaaacaccaatattttaaaatactatgaAACATAACCACCAACATTGTTGCTCTTAAGCCCCATCCCCTTGTAATATATCCCTTGATGATTTTGTATTACCAGATATTGCACAGTATCGTATCGATTCGAACTGGATTGCTGAGAGTAGGGCTAGGGGCTTTAGGCTAAGCCTTCAACACCAAACGTGGATTTAAGCTAGTCATTCACGCCTTGATTTTTGTCTTAATTAGAACAAAACTTTCTAGTTGATgtaagcaaacaaaattgtaaccAACGCaatccttacttacttaaggtggcgctacagtccagggcggacctgggcctcaaccaacatacgtctccagccagctcggtccctagctatctgtctccagtttcgcacgccaagttggttgaggtcctcttccacctgggtgcgccacctgagtcgcggtcttcctcgactgcgccgtccctcgggattggattcgaagaccttccgggcttggagcgttgatgtccatctgctctacatgacctatccatctaagccgttggactttaattctgctatctaggtcagtgtcgctgtacagcccgtacagttggtcgttatatcttctcctccattctccatctatgcgtacgggaccaaaaattacccgaacaatttttctctcgaagcatcctaagacgctctcatctttctttcatctttcagcgccataaatgagaaccgggatgatgagtgtcttatagatgctgattttagatgctcaagaaaagactttacttctcaattgccttctaagtccaaagaagcagcgatttgcaagagttattcttcgtttgatttcagcgcttgtGTCGttatctgtgttaatagcggtgcctaggtagacaaagtccttaactaccttagATGTTCAtagtgatgttttgtccaagacgtctttgttaagtgtccttttttgatgacagcatatacttggtcttgccctcattgaccactaaacccatcttcttcgcttccgtcgcaatgctctaaaatgctccactgacaccacgctttgatcttccaattatgtcaatatcatctgcgtatccgagtaattggatggacctttggaagattgtgcctctagtgttgacggttgagttttgcacaattctttccagaacgatgttgaagaagtcgcatgacagtgcatcgccttgtctaaaatctgttttgacatcaaatgcatcgctgagatcttttccgaccttgatagagcagcgtgcattctccatcgtcattctgcacaaacggataaatttgacagggatgcGAAAACTAGACCTTggtcggtagagctcttccctatagatgctgtcatacgcggctttaaaatcgataaagagatggtgagtatcgatttgaagttcctgggttttttctaagatctgccgtagtgtgaatatttggtcgatagtggactttcgtagtctgaagccacactgataattacCAATCAGGTTGTTCACGAATGGCTTCAGTgtttcacataatacggcagagaggatcttatatgcaatgttaaggagactgatgtctctgtagttggcgcaatttggaggatctcctttcttatgtatcgggcacactatgctgagattccactcatagggctcgctttcttccgaccatattttgcagatgagttggtgcatgctccctaccaagtcatctcCTGCTGGTTTGAATAgatcggcagcgatgccgtcagttcCAGCagatttgtttgacttaagtttagatatagctatcttcacttcgtcaaggttgggtaggcggaattgttgatctgcgtcgccgaagttgagtggttctatctcccttacagcggaatgctcgtcatcgccgttatttaatttgaagaagtggtccttccatattctcagcatcaactgcagttctactatgatgttcccctgatcgtctttacaggcttcggttcgtggctggtatacttgagaggttttttttaccttttggtaaaatttacgaacctcattcctgttgtgacatccctctatctcctcgatcgatCGCTTCtcttgctctctttttttccatctaagaagccggtgttcctctctccttttctgctcgtagagctcgcgagcagctctagtccttttgtgcagcgcagTTTTGAATGCCTCTTGTTTCGATGCGTGCGCTtaccggcattcgtcgtcaaaccaggggtttcgctgtggtggccgtgtgaaacctagcacttcagaggcggcatctctgatggctgcaaggcaatgttgccactggttttcaatgcttaatgcaggcagcataggactcattaagaggttattagagactctattggaaaaggacatggcagtcccttgcaattgtagccgtctaacgtcgaatctactcacagtacttccttgttttggcttggatcgggatatccgtagacgtaccttggctacaacgaggtagtggtccgagtcaatgttggccactcggaatgttcggatatcctgtatactgtagaagtgtcgtgcgtacatcgcaatgtggtcaatcaggttgacggttgattgatcaggagatttccatgtccccttgtggatattaagatgcgtgaactgcgtactagctaccagaacgtctcgccccgcagcgaaatcgaccagcctgaatccgttgtcggaggtagtgtcgtgcaggctgtatctcccgactATGCCAcgaaagatgtcttctcttcctagcttggcattaaaatctcctaagacaattttaatgtcatagccagggcactgctcatatgtcttgtccaagagctcgaagaatatgtctttggtgtcttcatctttctcctctgttgggcatgcgcgcatattaggcttatgttggcgaatttagccttaatgcggattgtcgtgatgctctcgctcacactgttgaaactcaagactttttgcctgagtctagttccaacaacaaatccacacctaaATAAacactgtctttgttctcggtagcagtcttttagtttgcgtttgcccggtccattaCATCGTACTTCTTGGATGgttgtaatatctgccttgcagcagtttagggcttccgctaattggtcggctgcacgtggtctgttaaagggacctaacattccacgtacatatccgaagctcgttgtccttattttgtttgcgtgggttgtcaacagtgaatccgtccgtatccgaggcttgttggtgcttcgcaactaaaagtattttttacgaagtcaacccgacggcacaacccccaacctggagggccagatccttagtataactccaaggaaggggaccCGGATAAACCGCTCAATCCAATAGCagtaattatcaaaaataatataatttttagctGCAATTCTTTGTACGCTCGAGCAGCCTCGGTAGTAAGCTAGATAATCTTGTATAACttctttttgatgttctaaacaTTACCagtgttttattggaaaatttatcaatagtaaagtaggattttacacgaataacaaaaacaatatccgcagtataaaTACtaccattaaaatttaaagtagaatTTCATTACAGacgtgtttttgacatttatccgagtctcgaatggatcttatgtgatttcgttcccaattgttggtacgattgatattgcatttgtatctcgatggctgtgttcgttgagtagttgtgcatttggaattatgtgttttccattggggaaaattCAATCTgttattgttgatattatttagttttgttaatgaaaattcaCTAACCGGggttattttgcaagagaataCATTAAAAAGGTAATTAAGTTTTAcgatgtttccaccaaaggcttatctcagtttagattaaataaatctttttggtgttgcCACCGCACAAGAAAATCCTCCTTACGATTCAGGTGTATAATGAATTGAGGCGAGCTCCAAGcttggaaaaattcaattgtatcatttttaaatataaatataaaaactggacTATTGCGGATCGTTTTTTTGGGAATTTCTCAGTATAAATGGATTACCAAAAAACACGGTCATTGTGTATAGTCTCGTGTCTGCGTCGTAAGTAATGAAACAtccaaattaatgtttttcagtAACAATTTAATCCAAGCAAAGTGTTGAAAGCTGCACAAAAGCCTTTTATCGCTGAAACGGTTCagtgtataaataaatttcttagaaaaaattgtaGCAAGTTTTCACCAAAAAGCTCACAAAACTAAGAACCTTCAAcaaaactactaaaaattattaaggattgattttcaatttaaattttatctcaaaaacaaattaaaatattgtttctggTCTTCATCTCAAACCAGACAATTtcctatttaaattttattaataggtcaacatttttctgaattttaaaaatattgtattcacaAAGTGATGAACCAGTTCATCTCGTTTTGCactatcatacatttttttcattttgtcattcaattaataacaattaaaatattttgatttgctTATAACCGCCAAACGACGACGACCAAGAGCCGGTGGCGGCTGGCGACAATCAATCTGGGAATTTCCACTTTTCATTACTCATTTATCAATtggaataatttattaaattgattcGCTGcttttttttccatataaaaacccacattaaaattaaacaaaaccaGAAAAAGAGACAAATTCCTCCCAACATcatacatttcatttaaaaacatttttatttccatcCAAATACCTATGCACATGGGCCAAACGaacatccaaacaaaaattaattatttccttTGTTGGGTCATCATTCTGTCGTCGGTCGTCAAACACCCCTTCCCCCAAACCCACATCAtcgtcatcaccatcatcataatTGCTTCTGCTTGGAATTTCCCTTTTTCTTTCGCTTAAATTCAATTGATTCAGCAATGACAATAACATTGCACACGCACTCGAAATCATGCCTGGTttgcttttaattaattgaaactCCCCTTCGGTTTTAGAGAGCGATGAAGAAAAGCATCCTCCATCCATCCGCATGGCTTGATAGAACGCATTTTCAAACTAATCTAATAAATAATCATCCATCTCTAGGCATTTTGTGGTTTATCATTTGCACACATTTGTGAATACTAACACGAAATTCTCTTACAGAATTGATGATATTGAAGACAATTCAATTCTTCGCAGAGGAATACCAGTTGCCCATTCGATTTATGGAGTTGCCAGTACCATAAACGCAGCTAACTATGTTATATTTCTAGCTATGGAAAAAGTCCAATTACTAAATCATCCAGAAGTAAGTATTAATTGTCTACATAAAGAAGACagcaaaagttaattttgaacaaaGCTAATCAATTGACCTTTATTTGttccaaaacaacaacaacaacaacgaaaaaaaaggcAACAAAAGTTTGTACAGAACAACTTCTTGAATTGCATCGTGGCCAAGGAATGGAAATATATTGGCGAGATAATTTTACATGCCCCACGGAGTCTGATTATAAATTGATGACAATTCGCAAGACTGGAGGTTTATTTATGTTAGCCATAAGACTCATGCAACTTTTCAGTACAAACAAAAGCGACTTTACTAAACTAACCGCCATACTTGGACTGTATTTCCAAATAAGAGATGACTATTGTAATCTTAGTATGAAGGAGGTATGTAAATgcataaaacaaagaaaaagttttgtaaaaaaaaactaatctattaaatgttatttttttttagtattctgaaaataaaagtttttgtgaAGATCTAACCGAGGGTAAATTTAGTTTTCCTATCATTCATGCCGTCCAGAATCAAGGAAGTGATAAGCAGGTCTTACGTAAgtagaatttatataaaatctgaTTTGGATTTACTTAtgatagatgttttttttttacagacatTTTGAGACAGAGAACTCGTGATGTTGAAGTGAAAAAGTATTGTATAACTTTGCTTGAAAAACTTGGAAGTTTCAAGTATACAACTGATATATTGGAGACATTGGACAAGCAAGCAAGAGAAGAAGTAAGTAGCAGAAATGTAGCTCAATGTT
This window contains:
- the LOC129947337 gene encoding terpene synthase isoform X1 gives rise to the protein MEELNEILDMSKDKSTQKEHDEILLQPFVYIQQIPGKQIRSKLARAFNHWLNIPMDKLHIIGEIVQMLHNSSLLIDDIEDNSILRRGIPVAHSIYGVASTINAANYVIFLAMEKVQLLNHPEATKVCTEQLLELHRGQGMEIYWRDNFTCPTESDYKLMTIRKTGGLFMLAIRLMQLFSTNKSDFTKLTAILGLYFQIRDDYCNLSMKEYSENKSFCEDLTEGKFSFPIIHAVQNQGSDKQVLHILRQRTRDVEVKKYCITLLEKLGSFKYTTDILETLDKQAREETAKFGPNPIMETLLDELLSWKTAENLEPASSTSEAPKL
- the LOC129947337 gene encoding terpene synthase isoform X2; protein product: MEELNEILDMSKDKSTQKEHDEILLQPFVYIQQIPGKQIRSKLARAFNHWLNIPMDKLHIIGEIVQMLHNSSLLGIPVAHSIYGVASTINAANYVIFLAMEKVQLLNHPEATKVCTEQLLELHRGQGMEIYWRDNFTCPTESDYKLMTIRKTGGLFMLAIRLMQLFSTNKSDFTKLTAILGLYFQIRDDYCNLSMKEYSENKSFCEDLTEGKFSFPIIHAVQNQGSDKQVLHILRQRTRDVEVKKYCITLLEKLGSFKYTTDILETLDKQAREETAKFGPNPIMETLLDELLSWKTAENLEPASSTSEAPKL